A single Lolium perenne isolate Kyuss_39 chromosome 6, Kyuss_2.0, whole genome shotgun sequence DNA region contains:
- the LOC127307783 gene encoding uncharacterized protein, with translation MAQSSSAARKPSAAPTVVLTLVLAVASAGLLFLLVHLSPSSPSAHPHPHRRLRLRGARLGHGGGAAPHQIPFDPVVADLERRLDDREWERLAAAGLHAPGMEAAPVPEDVADYEDEYINDAARFNMTLRVAALFPKIDVDPADGAVTGAELAAWNLASARREVMHRTARELDLHDRDHDGRVAFSEYERPSWAWRFDDNNSTNDGMGWWKEGHFNAADVDGDGFLNLTEFNDFLHPADTTSPKLLHWLCKEEVRERDKDNDGKLDFHEFYNGLFYSIRHYDDETSTDDSNGSDAPAKKSFSQLDLDNDGLLSADELKPIIGKLHPAENFYAKQQADYVISQADTNKDGQLSLNEMIENPYVFYSALFTEDDYGSHDELR, from the exons ATGGCGCAGTCGTCGTCGGCGGCGAGGAAGCCCTCGGCGGCGCCCACCGTTGTCCTCACACTGGTCCTGGCCGTCGCCTCCGCgggcctcctcttcctcctagtCCACCTTTCCCCTTCGTCGCCATCCGCGCACCCGCACCCCCaccgccggctccgcctccgcggcgcCCGCCTCGGGCACGGCGGGGGCGCCGCCCCGCACCAGATCCCGTTCGACCCCGTCGTCGCGGACCTCGAGCGCCGCCTCGATGACCGCGAGTGGGAGCGCCTGGCGGCCGCGGGGCTGCACGCGCCGGGCATGGAGGCCGCCCCCGTCCCGGAGGACGTCGCGGACTACGAGGACGAGTACATCAATGACGCCGCGCGGTTCAACATGACGCTGCGCGTCGCGGCTCTCTTCCCCAAGATCGACGTGGACCCCGCCGACGGCGCCGTTACGGGCGCCGAGCTGGCCGCGTGGAACCTCGCGTCCGCGCGGCGGGAGGTGATGCACCGCACCGCCCGGGAGCTTGACCTGCACGACCGCGACCACGACGGCCGCGTTGCCTTCTCCGAGTACGAGAGGCCCAGCTGGGCATGGCGGTTCGACG ATAATAACTCAACCAATGATGGTATGGGATGGTGGAAGGAGGGGCACTTCAATGCTGCAGATGTGGATGGTGACGGCTTTCTGAATCTGACAGAGTTTAACGA CTTCTTACATCCAGCTGATACTACCAGCCCAAAGCTATTACATTGGTTATGCAAAGAAGAAGTCAG GGAAAGAGACAAAGACAATGACGGGAAGCTCGATTTCCATGAGTTCTATAATGGATTGTTTTACTCAATTCGTCATTATGATGATGAAACTTCAACAGACGACTCCAATGGTTCTGATGCACCTGCTAAAAAATCATTTTCACAGCTTGATCTGGATAATGATGG GCTTTTGTCAGCTGACGAGCTAAAACCTATAATCGGAAAGCTCCATCCAGCAGAAAATTTCTATGCCAAGCAACAAGCTGACTATGTAATATCACAG GCTGACACAAACAAAGATGGACAACTGAGCTTGAATGAGATGATTGAGAACCCTTACGTCTTTTACAGTGCTTTATTCACGGAAGATGATTATGGGTCTCATGATGAGCTCCGGTAG
- the LOC127307786 gene encoding cytochrome P450 711A1, with protein MHVASRGRDKNISLLPQPSSNQEGAANSNVPDVYKLARAKQHVHKCRDQNTDKLLASSMEASNCSIALGTAAHAAGAHGTNVLALLLLSSLTLIGAFLVYFYAPFWAVRKVPGPPTRFPLGHLHLLAKDGPDVLRAIAKEHGPIFRFHMGRQPLVMVANAELCKEVGIKKFKDIRNRSTPPPTVGSLHQDALFLTRDSTWSSMRNTVIPLYQPARLAGLVPTMQSYVDALADSVAACPDQDCVPFCQLSLRMAIDIIGKTAFGVEFGLCKKISGGGGDDDVRELLEEYKRSMEFIKMDLSSSLSTILGLFLPCAQTQCKRLLRRVPGTADYKMEENERRLCRRIDAIIAGRRRDRDDEKSSSSSSSPAAALDFIAALLDARESGTRDSVLEDRHVRALAYEHLIAGTKTTAFTVSSVVYLVSCHPCVEEKLLAEVDAFDLDGGRAPDADDLHSRFPYLDLVIKEAMRYHLVSPLIARETSEQVEIGGYVLPKGTCVWLAPGVLARDAQQFPEPEEFRPERFAADGEEERARHPYAHIPFGVGHRFALQQVKLALVHLYRRYVFRHSPAMESPIQFDFDLVLGFRHGVKLRAITRTRV; from the exons ATGCACGTGGCCTCCCGTGGACGGGATAAAAACATTTCTCTACTGCCACAGCCATCATCTAACCAAGAGGGCGCTGCGAACAGCAACGTCCCGGACGTTTATAAATTGGCACGAGCAAAGCAACACGTACACAAATGCAGAGACCAGAACACTGATAAGCTGCTAGCTTCTTCCATGGAGGCCAGCAACTGCTCCATTGCACTAGGAACAGCAGCCCATGCTGCCGGTGCACACGGCACAAACGTACTCGCTCTGCTGCTCTTGTCGTCGCTGACTCTGATCGGCGCGTTCCTGGTGTACTTCTACGCGCCATTCTGGGCAGTGAGGAAGGTGCCGGGGCCTCCGACGAGGTTCCCCCTCGGCCATCTCCATCTTCTCGCCAAGGACGGCCCGGACGTCCTCCGCGCCATCGCCAAGGAGCACGGCCCGATATTCAG GTTCCACATGGGGAGGCAACCGCTGGTGATGGTGGCGAACGCGGAGCTGTGCAAGGAGGTGGGGATCAAGAAGTTCAAGGACATCCGGAACCGGAGCACCCCGCCGCCGACCGTCGGGTCGCTGCACCAGGACGCGCTCTTCCTCACCCGGGACTCCACCTGGTCCTCCATGAGGAACACCGTCATCCCGCTCTACCAGCCGGCGCGCCTCGCCGGGCTCGTTCCGACCATGCAGTCCTACGTCGACGCCCTGGCAGACAGCGTCGCCGCCTGCCCGGACCAGGACTGCGTCCCCTTCTGCCAGCTCTCCCTGCGCATGGCCATCGACATCATCGGCAAGACGGCCTTCGGCGTAGAGTTTGGCCTCTGCAAGAAGAtctcaggcggcggcggcgacgatgacGTGAGGGAGCTGTTGGAGGAGTACAAGAGGTCCATGGAGTTCATCAAGATGGACCTCTCGAGCTCGCTGTCCACCATCCTCGGGCTCTTCCTCCCGTGCGCCCAGACGCAGTGCAAGCGGCTGTTGCGCCGGGTGCCCGGCACCGCGGACTACAAGATGGAGGAGAACGAGCGCCGGCTGTGCCGCCGTATCGATGCCATCATCGCTGGCCGGCGCAGGGACCGCGACGATGAAAAGAGCAGCTCTTCCTCATCCTCCCCGGCCGCCGCGCTGGACTTCATCGCAGCGCTGCTGGACGCCAGGGAAAGCGGCACCAGGGACTCTGTGCTGGAGGACCGACACGTCCGCGCCCTGGCGTACGAGCACCTGATCGCCGGGACCAAGACGACCGCGTTCACGGTGTCATCGGTGGTGTACCTGGTGTCGTGCCACCCGTGCGTGGAGGAGAAGCTGCTCGCCGAAGTGGACGCGTTCGACCTCGACGGAGGCCGCGCACCCGACGCCGACGACCTCCATAGCAGGTTCCCGTACCTGGACCTGGTCATCAAGGAGGCGATGAGGTACCACCTCGTCTCGCCGCTCATCGCCAGGGAGACCTCCGAGCAGGTGGAGATCGGCGGGTACGTCCTCCCCAAGGGCACCTGCGTGTGGCTGGCGCCAGGGGTGCTGGCACGCGACGCGCAGCAGTTCCCGGAGCCCGAGGAGTTCAGGCCGGAGCGGTTCGCCGCGGACGGGGAGGAGGAGCGGGCGCGGCACCCGTACGCGCACATCCCCTTCGGCGTCGGACACAGGTTCGCGCTGCAGCAGGTGAAGCTCGCCCTGGTGCACCTCTACCGCCGCTACGTCTTCCGCCACTCGCCGGCAATGGAGTCGCCAATCCAGTTTGACTTCGACCTCGTCCTCGGCTTCCGACACGGCGTCAAGCTCAGGGCCATCACCAGGACCAGGGTATGA
- the LOC127307788 gene encoding uncharacterized protein isoform X2, which translates to MFQVHGASPSMHTSSDRVNHGLRRTVACGIGFCWRGWDFRVTCNTATSTSAPESDPNEVVAVGFQGYDILDCRGMRHWGSLVSKVVRYRHGDPEKAHRHVCGG; encoded by the exons ATGTTTCAGGTTCATG GGGCTAGTCCATCTATGCATACCTCTTCTGATCGAGTTAATCATGGCCTCAGGAGAACAGTAGCATGTGGAATAG GTTTCTGCTGGAGGGGATGGGATTTTCGAGTCACCTGCAACACTGCTACTTCTACATCAGCGCCAGAGAGCGATCCGAACGAAGTGGTAGCTGTTGGTTTCCAG GGTTACGACATCCTTGATTGTAGAGGGATGAGACACTGGGGATCCCTTGTCTCAAAAGTTGTTCGGTATCGCCATGGAGATCCTGAAAAAGCTCATCGCCATGTATGTGGTGGCTAG
- the LOC127307788 gene encoding uncharacterized protein isoform X3, with product MFQVHGASPSMHTSSDRVNHGLRRTVACGIGFCWRGWDFRVTCNTATSTSAPESDPNEVVAVGFQCRVTTSLIVEG from the exons ATGTTTCAGGTTCATG GGGCTAGTCCATCTATGCATACCTCTTCTGATCGAGTTAATCATGGCCTCAGGAGAACAGTAGCATGTGGAATAG GTTTCTGCTGGAGGGGATGGGATTTTCGAGTCACCTGCAACACTGCTACTTCTACATCAGCGCCAGAGAGCGATCCGAACGAAGTGGTAGCTGTTGGTTTCCAG TGCAGGGTTACGACATCCTTGATTGTAGAGGGATGA
- the LOC127307788 gene encoding uncharacterized protein isoform X1: MTTPGHRCVNRLLRLRTLQLCRQRPRLFPDYVTCFSTPTPVVETRLFPDYTTCSSTPTPVVETSSTSLLRHGAHFVMFPTPARPVLATPVRAFVPDASPGLASSDRRLVFIGFDDIFIGIASTTASTRHRRVLLCYSVLAKPEYAFVPDVRLVLAKPWLHFVLDGPDCIDFGIDHLHDCFGASPSLSSHTTSPAATSTPAPGHDIDHGNPSRGSLDQGCSTHALGYLDIGTRATTSHEHLGFLYRPSIRDATSSTTLPLRLRGSVSPLVHTFGFSPV, encoded by the coding sequence ATGACCACCCCTGGTCACCGCTGTGTTAACCGCCTTCTACGTCTTCGTACACTACAACTTTGCCGCCAGCGTCctcgcctcttccccgactacGTCACCTGCTTCTCTACTCCGACACCCGTCGTCGAGActcgcctcttccccgactacACCACCTGCTCTTCTACTCCAACACCCGTCGTCGAGACCTCCTCTACTAGTCTACTCCGACATGGCGCGCACTTTGTAATGTTCCCTACCCCCGCACgcccggtactggcaacaccggtacgtgccttcgtccccgatgcgtccccgggcctggcaagctcggaccggcgcctcgtcttcatcggcttcgacgACATCTTCATCGGCATCGCCTCTACAACTGCTTCGACGCGTCACCGCAGAGTTCTTCTATGctactcggttctggcaaaaccggagtatgccttcgtccccgatgtgcgcctggttctggcaaaaccatggttgcacttcgtcctcgacggcccagactgcatcgacttcggcatcgaccatctccacgactgcttcggcgcgtctccgtcactctcctcgcacaccacctcgcctgcggctacatcgacaccggcacccggccacgacatcgaccacggcaatccctcgcgcggctccctcgaccaaggttgcagcacccacgctctcggctacctcgacatcggcacaagGGCTACCACCTCGCACGAGCACCTCGGCTTCCTTTACCGTCCAAGCATCCGCGATGCGACTTCgtccacgacgctcccgctacgactgcgggggagtgtcagcccgttggttcataccttcggcttctctccagtctga
- the LOC127307787 gene encoding cysteine synthase has translation MELQEGRKGIPSLLSSQGECIASNITQLIGWTPLIELKNIAEKDGIGARLIGKMEPYQPLSSVKDRSALRLIEDAEEKGLITPGITTLLGVTSGNLGIGASFIAAQKGYKFIAVMPAKLSLDKQILLRYIGAEVVLVDPAQHGFKALLDTVEQLRKDVKNAYVLDQFTNSANPDAHFRWTGPEIWKDTAGKVDIFIAASGSGGTITGAGRYLKMKSPSIKLICVEPAESPVISGGEPAFHNILGIGPGFVPEILDRSQIDEIVTVTTQEAMDMARRLAREEGLLVGISSGANAAACLKVASREENKGKMIVTMFSSGAERYLNTELFAQVREECVNVNMTF, from the exons ATGGAGCTGCAGGAAGGAAGGAAAGGGATACCATCTCTGCTGTCCTCGCAGGGGGAGTGTATTGCATCTAACATCACACAG CTCATTGGTTGGACACCACTGATAGAACTGAAAAATATTGCGGAGAAAGATGGCATAGGTGCTCGGCTGATCGGGAAAATGGAGCCATACCAGCCCCTTTCCTCTGTTAAGGATCGGAGTGCTCTCAG ATTGATAGAAGATGCAGAGGAGAAAGGCTTGATCACACCTGGCATCACAACACTGCTGGGGGTCACGAGCGGTAATCTTGGGATCGGCGCGTCATTCATTGCAGCTCAGAAAGGATACAAGTTCATTGCGGTCATGCCTGCCAAGCTCTCACTTGATAAGCAGATACTGCTGCGATACATTGGTGCTGAAGTGGTATTAGTTG ATCCTGCACAACATGGATTCAAAGCGTTGCTTGATACGGTAGAACAGCTGAGGAAGGATGTGAAAAATGCGTATGTTCTAGATCAATTCACCAACTCTGCAAATCCTGATGCGCACTTCAGATGGACTG GGCCTGAGATATGGAAAGATACAGCAGGCAAAGTGGACATATTTATAGCTGCATCTGGTTCAGGAGGCACCATAACAGGAGCCGGgaggtatctcaagatgaagagccCGTCCATAAAATTAATCTGCGTTGAACCAGCTGAAAGTCCAGTAATTTCAG GTGGCGAGCCAGCCTTTCACAACATCCTAGGAATAGGGCCAGGTTTTGTCCCAGAAATATTGGACAGGTCCCAAATAGATGAAATTGTAACAGTAACTACCCAAGAAGCTATGGACATGGCTAGAAGATTGGCAAGGGAAGAAGGATTGCTTGTCGGCATATCTTCAGGGGCAAATGCAGCTGCCTGCTTAAAG GTTGCATCAAGAGAGGAGAACAAGGGCAAGATGATTGTGACAATGTTTTCAAGTGGCGCAGAGAGGTATCTGAACACAGAGCTCTTTGCACAGGTGAGGGAAGAGTGTGTCAACGTCAACATGACCTTCTGA